One stretch of Rhinolophus ferrumequinum isolate MPI-CBG mRhiFer1 chromosome 3, mRhiFer1_v1.p, whole genome shotgun sequence DNA includes these proteins:
- the LOC117015836 gene encoding LOW QUALITY PROTEIN: monocarboxylate transporter 1-like (The sequence of the model RefSeq protein was modified relative to this genomic sequence to represent the inferred CDS: inserted 1 base in 1 codon; substituted 1 base at 1 genomic stop codon) has translation MPPAVGGPVGYTPPDGGWGWAVVVGAFISIGFSYAFPKSITVFFKEIEGIFHATTSEVSWISSIMLAVMYVGGPISSVLVNKCGSRPVMIVGGLLSGSGLVAASFCKSVQQLYFCIGVIGGLGLAFNLNPALTMIGKYFYKKQPLSNGLAMAGSPVFLSTLAPLNQAFFXIYGWRGSFLILGAFLLNCCVAGALMRSIGPSATNAEKDRSKQTFHEVGKSDAKIVAGDANTDLIGGNPIKEKPSVFQTINKFLDLSLFTHRGFLLYLSGNVIMFFGLFAPLVFLSSYGKSGHYSSEKSAFLLSILAFVDMVARTSMGLVANTKWLTPRVQYFFAAAVTANGVCHLLAPLSSSYTEFCIYAGFFGFAFGWLSSVLFETLMDLVGPQKFSSAVGLVTIVECCPVLLGPPLLGRLNDMYGDYKYTYWACGGVLIVAGIYLFIGMGINYRLVEXEQKAERQQKKESKEEETSVDFEKPKEVTYAADAPEQKGLAGGPKEEESPV, from the exons ATGCCACCAGCAGTGGGAGGTCCAGTTGGATACACACCCCCAgatggaggctgggggtgggccGTGGTCGTTGGCGCTTTCATTTCCATCGGCTTCTCTTACGCATTTCCCAAGTCTATTACAGTGttcttcaaagaaattgaagGTATATTCCATGCCACCACCAGTGAAGTGTCATGGATATCCTCCATTATGTTGGCTGTCATGTATGTTGGAGGTCCTATCAGCAGTGTCCTGGTGAATAAATGCGGCAGTCGTCCAGTCATGATTGTTGGTGGCCTCTTGTCAGGCAGTGGCTTGGTTGCAGCTTCTTTCTGTAAGAGTGTACAACAACTTTACTTTTGTATTGGAGTCATTGGAGGTCTTGGTCTTGCCTTCAACTTGAATCCAGCTCTGACCATGATTGGCAAGTACTTCTACAAGAAACAGCCGTTGTCAAATGGATTGGCCATGGCAGGCAGCCCTGTGTTCCTCTCTACCCTAGCCCCCCTCAATCAGGCTTTCT GTATCTATGGCTGGAGAGGAAGCTTCCTAATTCTCGGGGCGTTCCTACTAAACTGTTGCGTGGCCGGAGCCCTGATGCGATCGATAGGGCCCTCAGCAACCAATGCAGAGAAAGACAGGTCTAAACAGACCTTTCATGAAGTTGGAAAATCTGATGCAAAAATAGTGGCAGGTGATGCAAATACAGATCTTATCGGAGGAAACCCCATAAAGGAGAAACCATCAGTCTTCCaaacaattaataaatttctGGACTTGTCCCTGTTCACTCACAGAGGCTTTTTGCTGTACCTCTCTGGAAACGTGATCATGTTTTTTGGATTATTTGCTCCTTTGGTCTTTCTTAGTAGTTATGGCAAGAGTGGGCATTACTCTAGTGAGAagtctgccttccttctttccattctgGCTTTTGTTGACATGGTAGCCAGAACTTCTATGGGACTTGTAGCCAACACAAAGTGGTTAACACCTCGAGTTCAGTATTTCTTTGCTGCCGCTGTTACTGCAAATGGAGTGTGTCACCTGCTAGCACCTTTGTCGTCCAGCTATACTGAGTTCTGTATTTATGCGGGATTCTTCGGGTTTGCATTTGGGTGGCTCAGCTCGGTATTGTTTGAAACACTGATGGACCTCGTTGGACCCCAGAAGTTCTCCAGTGCTGTGGGATTGGTGACCATTGTGGAATGCTGTCCTGTCCTCCTGGGGCCACCACTTTTAGGTCGTCTCAATGACATGTACGGAGACTACAAGTACACATACTGGGCCTGTGGCGGGGTTCTGATTGTCGCGGGCATCTATCTCTTCATTGGCATGGGCATCAATTACCGACTTGTGGAATAAGAACAGAAAGCAGAGAGgcagcagaaaaaagaaagtaaagaggaGGAGACCAGTGTAGATTTTGAGAAGCCAAAAGAAGTTACCTACGCAGCAGACGCTCCAGAGCAGAAAGGCTTAGCAGGAGGCCCCAAAGAGGAGGAGAGTCCAGTCTGA